A window from Citrus sinensis cultivar Valencia sweet orange chromosome 3, DVS_A1.0, whole genome shotgun sequence encodes these proteins:
- the LOC102619700 gene encoding O-fucosyltransferase 30, which translates to MKNIFTLSKPPKPWGGRRKSQHRSPFLFLSITIFTFLLLFIAYNHIPESLLSLSSKTLDPKFSQCHTTKAISPDKKFFLYAPHSGFSNQLGEFKNAILMAGILNRTLIVPPVLDHHAVALGSCPKFRVQSPNQMRISVWHHAIELLRSGRYVSMADIIDISSLVSSSMVKVLDFRRFASLWCGLDVDLACLISLNTQPSLLDRLRQCVSMLSGLNGNVDGCFFAVDDDCRTTVWTYQSGDEDGVLDPFQPDEQLKKKKKVSYVRRRRDVYKALGSGSKADSATILAFGTLFTAPYKGSQLYIDINAAPRDQRIQSLIENIEFIPFVPEILSAGKKYAFETIKAPFLCAQLRLLDGQFKNHWKATFLRLKEKLDSLRQKGPQPINIFVMTDLPVTNWTGNYLGDLAKDTDSFKLYFLRKEDELLAQTAQKLATAGHGLRYGVTGMEKPCPQRFSDVLLFIEQTVCSCATVGFVGTAGSTLAESIELMRKFDVCSTQN; encoded by the exons ATGAAGAACATTTTCACTCTCTCAAAGCCCCCAAAACCGTGGGGCGGCAGGAGAAAATCCCAACACCGATCCCCATTCTTATTCCTCTCAATCACAATCTTCACATTTCTCCTCCTCTTCATTGCCTACAATCACATCCCCGAATCTCTCCTTTCACTCTCATCCAAAACCCTAGATCCCAAATTCTCACAATGCCATACCACCAAAGCCATAAGCCCAgataaaaaattcttcttgTATGCCCCACACAGTGGATTCAGCAACCAACTTGGAGAATTTAAGAATGCGATCCTAATGGCGGGAATTCTGAACCGGACCTTGATTGTCCCTCCGGTTCTTGATCACCATGCCGTTGCTCTCGGTAGTTGCCCTAAGTTTAGGGTACAGAGTCCTAATCAGATGCGAATCTCAGTCTGGCATCACGCGATCGAGCTTCTTCGAAGTGGAAG GTATGTCTCCATGGCTGACATTATTGATATTTCGTCTTTGGTATCTTCTTCCATGGTTAAAGTCCTAGATTTTCGGCGTTTTGCATCTTTATGGTGTGGTTTGGATGTAGATTTGGCTTGCTTGATTAGCTTAAACACGCAACCATCTTTGTTGGATAGGCTTAGGCAATGTGTATCTATGTTATCTGGGCTTAATGGCAATGTAGATGGGTGTTTTTTTGCTGTTGATGATGATTGTAGAACCACCGTTTGGACATATCAAAGTGGTGATGAAGATGGTGTATTAGATCCATTCCAACCTGATGAAcaactcaagaaaaagaagaaagtttCTTATGTTAGGAGGCGTCGAGATGTATACAAGGCTTTGGGATCAGGTTCTAAAGCTGACTCGGCCACTATTCTGGCATTTGGAACCCTTTTTACGGCCCCATACAAAGGCTCCCAGCTCTATATTGATATCAATGCGGCTCCAAGAGATCAAAGGATACAATCTTTAATTGAAAACATTGAATTTATTCCATTTGTCCCAGAAATATTGAGTGCCGGAAAGAAGTATGCTTTCGAGACCATTAAGGCTCCTTTTCTTTGTGCACAGCTCAGATTGTTAGATGGGCAATTCAAGAACCACTGGAAAGCTACTTTTTTGCGCTTGAAGGAAAAATTAGATTCCTTAAGGCAAAAGGGTCCTCAacctattaatatttttgtgatGACTGATCTTCCTGTAACTAACTGGACTGGAAATTACCTGGGGGATTTAGCGAAGGATACAGATTCTTTTAAGTTGTATTTTCTGAGAAAAGAAGATGAGTTGCTTGCACAAACAGCTCAGAAACTTGCAACTGCAGGACATGGCTTGAGGTATGGAGTAACTGGGATGGAGAAGCCTTGCCCTCAGAGATTTTCTGATGTTCTTTTGTTCATAGAGCAAACTGTTTGCAGCTGTGCTACAGTTGGTTTTGTTGGGACTGCTGGCTCAACTCTTGCAGAGAGTATAGAACTGATGAGAAAATTTGATGTATGTTCCACTCAAAATTGA
- the LOC102619396 gene encoding transcription factor KUA1 → MTRRCSHCSHNGHNSRTCPNRGVKIFGVRLTDGSIRKSASMGNLSHYAGSTSGHNNNNASNTPDSPGETPDHHADGYASEDFVPGSSSSRERKKGVPWTEEEHRMFLLGLQKLGKGDWRGIARNYVVSRTPTQVASHAQKYFIRQSNVSRRKRRSSLFDIVADEPLDTPAASQDLFSANHTQGETQSNNPLPAPPALDEECESMDSTNSNDGEPAPPKPENSQSCIPMVYPAAYVSPFFPFTYPYWSAYNTEPTQKETHEVLKPTAVHSKSPINVDELVGMSKLCLGESIGQNGPSSLSLKLDEGSSRQSAFHANPASGSSGMNSSGSPIHAL, encoded by the exons ATGACGCGGCGCTGCTCGCATTGCAGCCACAACGGCCACAACTCTCGGACCTGCCCCAACCGCGGGGTCAAGATCTTCGGGGTCCGATTGACCGACGGCTCAATCCGGAAGAGTGCTAGTATGGGCAATCTCAGCCACTACGCCGGTTCGACTTCGGGTCATAATAACAATAACGCGTCAAACACTCCTGATTCGCCCGGTGAGACGCCGGATCATCATGCTGACGGGTATGCGTCGGAAGATTTCGTTCCCGGGTCATCGTCGAGTCGCGAACGCAAGAAAg GTGTTCCATGGACTGAAGAGGAGCATAGGATGTTTTTACTTGGTTTGCAGAAGCTGGGGAAAGGTGATTGGCGTGGAATTGCACGCAATTATGTTGTATCTAGAACACCTACTCAAGTTGCCAGCCATgctcaaaaatattttatcaggCAAAGCAATGTGTCTAGGAGAAAAAGACGGTCCAGCCTATTTGATATTGTTGCAGATGAA CCACTCGACACTCCAGCTGCATCACAGGACTTGTTTTCTGCCAACCATACGCAGGGTGAAACACAAAGCAACAACCCACTGCCTGCTCCTCCTGCTTTGGATGAAGAATGTGAATCAATGGATTCTACCAACTCCAATGATGGAGAGCCGGCCCCTCCGAAGCCGGAAAACTCACAGTCCTGTATCCCAATGGTGTATCCTGCTGCTTATGTCTCACCATTCTTTCCATTTACTTATCCATATTGGTCGGCGTACAACACAGAGCCAACACAGAAGGAAACACATGAAGTGCTGAAGCCTACAGCAGTACATTCAAAGAGTCCTATAAATGTTGATGAACTGGTTGGCATGTCGAAACTGTGTTTGGGAGAATCTATTGGTCAGAATGGTCCATCTTCTCTCTCATTGAAACTTGATGAAGGGTCGTCTAGGCAGTCAGCCTTCCATGCTAATCCAGCCTCTGGCAGCTCTGGAATGAATTCAAGCGGCAGTCCTATTCATGCACTCTAA